The proteins below come from a single Stigmatella erecta genomic window:
- a CDS encoding GAF domain-containing sensor histidine kinase: MKSAPLPRNEEARLENLASHGILDTLPEQGFDELVRLASLFCGTPVALVSLIDQGRQWFKARVGTEATETPRDLAFCAHAILQDGLFVVPDTRKDERFHDNPLVTGAPHVRFYAGTPLKSQGGHNLGTLCVIDSEPRELKPEQAEALRLLGRQVESQLQLRLHALELARREAESRSQRDALSRMQRHKDELLQLVARDLQTPLSTIQTHAALMQVRPQIPDDARGAARDIRETAEGVQRLVNNLLEASREDSPLVPRLAEFDFTALMAEVVRDFSMRTHGTHRQFTHGIRVTERLVTADRNLLRRAVENLLDNSFRFTALGSGKVALEVSQPEPGLLEVRIRDEGPGIPSNTRPYVFETQLPEGVPSAARARASNSLGLAFSRRVIEAHGGWIWVEDNQPKGSLFCLRIPVRPATAQALAS; the protein is encoded by the coding sequence ATGAAGAGCGCCCCGCTGCCCAGGAACGAGGAAGCCCGCCTGGAGAATCTGGCCTCTCATGGGATCCTCGATACCCTGCCAGAGCAGGGATTCGATGAGCTGGTGCGGCTGGCCTCCCTGTTCTGTGGGACGCCGGTGGCGCTGGTGTCGCTCATCGACCAGGGCCGCCAGTGGTTCAAGGCGCGCGTGGGCACGGAGGCCACCGAGACGCCGCGGGACCTCGCCTTCTGCGCCCACGCCATCCTTCAGGACGGGCTCTTCGTGGTGCCGGATACCCGCAAGGACGAGCGCTTCCACGACAACCCGCTGGTGACGGGAGCCCCGCACGTCCGCTTCTACGCGGGCACGCCCCTCAAGAGCCAGGGCGGGCACAACCTGGGCACCCTGTGCGTCATCGACAGCGAGCCGCGCGAGCTGAAGCCCGAGCAGGCCGAGGCGCTGCGGCTGCTGGGCCGGCAGGTGGAGTCCCAGCTCCAGCTTCGCCTGCACGCGCTGGAGCTGGCGCGCCGCGAGGCCGAGAGCCGCTCCCAGCGCGACGCGCTCTCGCGGATGCAGCGCCACAAGGACGAGCTGTTGCAGCTCGTCGCCAGGGACTTGCAGACGCCGCTGAGCACCATCCAGACCCACGCGGCGCTCATGCAGGTGCGGCCCCAGATTCCCGACGACGCGCGGGGGGCGGCGCGGGACATCCGCGAGACGGCCGAGGGCGTGCAGCGGCTGGTGAACAACCTGCTGGAGGCCAGCCGCGAGGACTCGCCCCTGGTGCCCCGGCTGGCCGAGTTCGACTTCACCGCGCTCATGGCCGAGGTGGTGCGGGACTTCTCCATGCGCACCCACGGCACGCACCGCCAGTTCACCCACGGCATCCGGGTGACGGAGCGGCTCGTCACCGCGGACCGGAACCTGCTGCGGCGCGCGGTGGAGAACCTGCTGGACAACTCGTTCCGCTTCACGGCGCTGGGCAGCGGCAAGGTGGCGCTGGAAGTCTCTCAGCCCGAGCCGGGGCTGCTGGAGGTGCGCATCCGCGACGAGGGCCCCGGCATTCCCTCCAACACCCGGCCCTACGTCTTCGAGACGCAGCTGCCCGAGGGCGTGCCCAGCGCCGCGCGCGCCCGGGCCAGCAACAGCCTGGGGCTGGCCTTCAGCCGGCGCGTCATCGAGGCGCACGGCGGGTGGATCTGGGTGGAGGACAACCAGCCCAAGGGCTCCCTGTTCTGCCTGCGCATCCCGGTGCGCCCGGCCACCGCCCAGGCCCTGGCCTCCTAG
- a CDS encoding ATP-binding protein, producing the protein MEADALRYRMLAQHLRAVIFQLDARGHFTLLGASWEELTDLKVASTLGTSLVDALHPVDREPVRGWLRALAAREQDGFRHEVRILTRTGTCWVELFAQASPSLAGEVVGILTDISERRRAQDAVTTRERCLAAVVEVQRRLLMHEPEGHLYQDILAPLGRASGASRAYVFEAHRDVMGRLRVIQRAEWCMAGISPRSQSPSEIALEEELFPEQAALLSAGQPLQFLASETPPRFRAGLARQGILSALLLPVRVNGEVFGFIGFDNCVEAHRWEAVAVSLLAGAAGALSLALEQRSTDALRARAEATLRRTEAGFHLLIEGFPDPVMVHANLHVLYANPAAVRYLGYEGQAGLVGLPLQRLLPLKDQDSLMRHVAEARSGLTSVRSSDVTLVRVDGQEVVADIVTLGMTFEGWPALVTIARDFTERKQMQARLMLSDRMASMGTLSAGIAHELNNPLSYVIANLEFVHATLQPEEFDLARVPDWRQALEEARQGAERVRQIVRQLKTFSRVEEERQEQVDLHRVLDSVAQMATSEVKHRARLVKEYGPLPSITGNDGKLFQVFLNLVINAAHAIPEGSVDENEIRLVTVEDARGWAVVEVRDTGGGIPPDNLSRIFEPFFTTKPQGVGTGLGLSICLTLVRAHGGDITVESTVGKGTVFRVSLPPSQHEEGTRPAPAVAPVPTRMRVLIVDDEPQVAAALGRLLEDHVVDIAHGGAQGLDLLLLGEQYDVIFCDLLMPELTGMDFHAEVSARLPALAHRFIFMTGGGFTPRAREFLANGAHRVLDKPFDKADVQRLMIEVLSRCQ; encoded by the coding sequence ATGGAAGCGGACGCACTGCGCTATCGCATGCTGGCCCAGCACCTGCGTGCGGTCATCTTCCAGTTGGACGCGCGCGGCCACTTCACCCTCCTGGGCGCCTCGTGGGAGGAGCTGACGGACCTCAAGGTGGCCTCGACCCTGGGCACCTCGCTCGTGGATGCGCTGCACCCGGTGGACCGCGAGCCGGTGCGCGGCTGGCTGCGCGCGCTGGCGGCGCGGGAGCAGGACGGCTTCCGGCACGAGGTGCGCATCCTCACCCGTACGGGCACCTGCTGGGTGGAGCTGTTCGCCCAGGCCTCGCCGTCCCTGGCCGGAGAGGTGGTGGGCATCCTCACGGACATCTCCGAGCGCCGCCGGGCGCAGGATGCCGTCACCACCCGGGAGCGCTGCCTGGCCGCCGTGGTGGAGGTGCAGCGCCGGCTGCTGATGCACGAGCCCGAGGGCCACCTCTACCAGGACATCCTCGCCCCGCTGGGGCGGGCCTCGGGCGCCAGCCGCGCCTATGTCTTCGAGGCCCACCGGGACGTGATGGGGCGCCTGCGGGTGATTCAGCGCGCCGAGTGGTGCATGGCGGGCATCTCCCCGCGCAGCCAGAGCCCCAGCGAGATCGCCCTCGAGGAGGAGCTCTTTCCAGAGCAGGCGGCCCTGCTGTCCGCGGGCCAGCCGCTGCAGTTCCTGGCGTCGGAGACGCCCCCGCGGTTCCGGGCGGGCCTGGCCCGCCAGGGCATCCTGTCGGCGCTGCTCTTGCCGGTGCGGGTGAACGGGGAGGTGTTCGGCTTCATCGGCTTCGACAACTGCGTGGAGGCGCACCGCTGGGAGGCGGTGGCGGTGAGCCTGCTGGCGGGCGCGGCGGGCGCGCTGTCGCTGGCGCTGGAGCAGCGCTCCACGGATGCGCTCCGGGCCCGCGCGGAGGCCACGCTGCGGCGGACCGAGGCGGGGTTCCACCTGCTCATCGAGGGGTTCCCGGATCCGGTGATGGTGCACGCCAACCTGCACGTGCTCTACGCGAACCCGGCCGCGGTGCGCTACCTGGGGTACGAGGGCCAGGCGGGGCTCGTGGGGCTGCCCCTGCAGCGGCTGTTGCCCCTGAAGGACCAGGACTCGCTGATGCGGCACGTGGCCGAGGCCCGCAGCGGGCTGACGTCCGTGCGCTCCTCGGACGTGACGCTGGTGCGCGTGGATGGGCAGGAGGTGGTGGCGGACATCGTCACCCTGGGGATGACCTTCGAGGGCTGGCCCGCGCTGGTCACCATCGCCAGGGACTTCACCGAGCGCAAGCAGATGCAGGCGCGGCTGATGCTCAGCGACCGCATGGCCTCCATGGGGACGCTGTCGGCCGGCATCGCGCACGAGCTGAACAACCCGCTCTCCTACGTCATCGCCAACCTGGAGTTCGTCCACGCCACGCTGCAGCCGGAGGAGTTCGACCTGGCGCGCGTGCCGGACTGGCGCCAGGCGCTCGAGGAGGCCCGGCAGGGCGCGGAGCGGGTGCGCCAGATTGTCCGCCAGCTCAAGACGTTCTCCCGCGTGGAGGAGGAGCGCCAGGAGCAGGTGGACCTGCACCGGGTGCTGGACTCGGTGGCGCAGATGGCCACCAGCGAGGTGAAGCACCGGGCCCGGCTGGTGAAGGAGTACGGCCCGCTGCCGTCCATCACCGGCAACGACGGCAAGCTCTTCCAGGTCTTCCTCAACCTCGTCATCAACGCCGCGCACGCCATCCCCGAGGGCAGCGTGGACGAGAACGAGATCCGCCTGGTGACGGTGGAGGACGCGCGCGGGTGGGCGGTGGTGGAGGTGCGGGACACGGGCGGGGGCATTCCCCCGGACAACCTCAGCCGCATCTTCGAGCCCTTCTTCACCACCAAGCCGCAAGGGGTGGGCACCGGGCTGGGGCTGTCCATCTGCCTCACGCTGGTGCGCGCGCACGGCGGCGACATCACCGTGGAGTCCACGGTGGGCAAGGGCACGGTGTTCCGCGTGTCCCTGCCCCCGTCCCAGCACGAGGAGGGCACCCGCCCCGCGCCCGCCGTGGCGCCCGTGCCCACGCGCATGCGCGTGCTCATCGTGGACGACGAGCCCCAGGTGGCCGCCGCGCTGGGCCGGCTGCTGGAGGACCACGTGGTGGACATCGCCCACGGGGGGGCCCAGGGGCTGGACTTGCTGCTGCTCGGGGAGCAGTACGACGTCATCTTCTGTGACTTGCTGATGCCGGAGCTGACGGGAATGGACTTCCACGCGGAGGTGTCCGCCCGGCTGCCCGCGCTGGCCCACCGGTTCATCTTCATGACGGGCGGGGGCTTCACCCCGCGCGCGCGGGAGTTCCTCGCCAACGGGGCTCACCGCGTGCTGGACAAGCCCTTCGACAAGGCGGACGTGCAGCGGCTGATGATCGAAGTGCTCTCGCGCTGCCAGTAG
- a CDS encoding gluconokinase, whose amino-acid sequence MVVILMGVSGAGKTTIGRLLAHTLGWRFLEGDDFHPPANVAKMHAGVPLSDADREPWLETLRGVLAEAVARGENVVLACSALRARYRQVLSVDPAQVRWVYLQGSPALIAQRLAARKGHFMPPSLLDSQFNVLEEPEGALGVDVSQGQRAVIDTIRAGLRL is encoded by the coding sequence ATGGTGGTCATTCTCATGGGCGTATCAGGGGCAGGGAAGACGACCATTGGCCGCCTGTTGGCCCATACCCTCGGGTGGCGCTTCCTGGAAGGGGATGATTTTCATCCTCCCGCGAACGTGGCGAAGATGCACGCGGGAGTGCCGCTCTCCGACGCGGATCGCGAGCCGTGGCTGGAGACGCTGCGCGGCGTGCTCGCCGAGGCGGTGGCGCGGGGCGAGAACGTGGTGCTGGCCTGCTCGGCGCTGCGCGCGCGCTACCGGCAGGTGCTCTCGGTGGATCCGGCGCAGGTGCGGTGGGTGTACCTCCAGGGCTCCCCCGCGTTGATTGCCCAGCGGCTGGCGGCCCGCAAGGGCCACTTCATGCCGCCGAGCCTCCTGGACAGCCAGTTCAACGTGCTGGAGGAGCCCGAGGGGGCGCTGGGGGTGGATGTCTCCCAGGGCCAACGGGCCGTCATCGACACCATCCGCGCGGGGCTGCGCCTCTAG
- a CDS encoding phenylalanine--tRNA ligase beta subunit-related protein — MLTFEPHPLLAPLAFTTTLPAPLSALPSPDWLTALLQAQAQAPLSSDDAVRGAVRDMLRHGGYKPTGRGKPASEYLVRAAGDGSLGTINAAVDACNAVSLHSGLPISVVDLDRARAPFRVGIAPEGAQYVFNASGQTIGLSGLLCLFDAEGPCANAVKDAQRTKTSPDTRRTLTVLWGAQALGDRTARAFAWYRELLERLGATVEQLPGA; from the coding sequence GTGCTGACCTTCGAGCCCCACCCCCTGTTGGCTCCGCTGGCCTTCACCACCACCCTGCCCGCGCCGCTCTCCGCGCTGCCCTCGCCGGACTGGCTGACGGCCCTGTTGCAGGCGCAGGCGCAGGCCCCCCTGTCCAGCGACGACGCGGTGCGGGGCGCCGTGCGCGACATGCTCCGCCACGGGGGCTACAAGCCCACCGGCCGCGGCAAGCCCGCCTCGGAGTACCTCGTGCGCGCCGCGGGGGACGGGTCGCTGGGTACCATCAACGCCGCGGTGGACGCCTGCAACGCCGTCTCCCTGCACAGCGGCCTGCCCATCAGCGTGGTGGACCTGGACCGGGCCCGCGCCCCCTTCCGCGTGGGCATCGCCCCGGAGGGCGCGCAGTACGTCTTCAACGCCTCCGGGCAGACCATCGGCCTCTCAGGGCTCCTGTGCCTCTTCGACGCGGAGGGCCCTTGCGCCAACGCGGTGAAGGACGCCCAGCGCACCAAGACGTCCCCGGACACCCGCCGCACCCTCACCGTGCTCTGGGGGGCCCAGGCGCTGGGGGACCGCACCGCGCGCGCGTTCGCCTGGTACCGCGAGCTGCTCGAGCGCCTGGGCGCCACGGTGGAACAGCTCCCCGGCGCCTAG